In one window of Gossypium arboreum isolate Shixiya-1 chromosome 4, ASM2569848v2, whole genome shotgun sequence DNA:
- the LOC108457951 gene encoding glutathione S-transferase U17-like has product MATNEVKVLGSWPSPFAMRPRIALNLKSLTYEYIEEKLWEGKSELLLQSNPVYKKIPVLIHGDNKPICESLIIVQYIDEAWSSGPSILPSDPCERAVARFWAAYLDDKWFPAVKSIGVAKGEEAKKAAIAQVEEGLALMEEAYDKCSKGKGYFGGDEVGYLDIAFGSFLGWLRVTEKFNAMKLLDEGKTPGLVKWADRFCSHAAVKEVMPDTDKLAEFGKFVIAKIRAAGAAAEMH; this is encoded by the exons ATGGCAACGAATGAAGTCAAAGTTTTGGGTTCCTGGCCGAGTCCATTTGCGATGAGGCCTAGGATTGCCCTTAACCTCAAATCCCTCACCTATGAATACATTGAAGAGAAGTTATGGGAAGGCAAAAGCGAGCTTCTTCTCCAATCAAACCCTGTTTACAAGAAAATCCCAGTCCTCATTCACGGCGATAACAAGCCAATCTGCGAATCTCTCATCATCGTACAATACATCGACGAGGCTTGGTCTTCCGGTCCTTCTATTCTTCCTTCTGACCCCTGTGAACGTGCTGTCGCTCGGTTTTGGGCTGCATATCTTGACGACAAG TGGTTCCCAGCGGTGAAAAGTATAGGAGTCGCTAAAGGAGAGGAAGCAAAGAAAGCAGCAATAGCGCAAGTGGAAGAAGGGTTGGCTTTGATGGAAGAAGCATACGACAAGTGCAGCAAAGGGAAGGGTTACTTTGGTGGGGATGAAGTTGGGTACCTTGATATAGCTTTTGGGAGCTTCTTGGGATGGCTTAGAGTGACGGAGAAGTTCAATGCGATGAAGCTGCTGGACGAGGGGAAGACGCCTGGTCTGGTAAAATGGGCGGACAGGTTCTGTTCCCATGCCGCTGTGAAGGAAGTTATGCCTGATACCGACAAGCTTGCGGAGTTTGGTAAGTTTGTTATTGCCAAAATAAGAGCCGCTGGCGCTGCTGCTGAAATGCATTAG